The Culex pipiens pallens isolate TS chromosome 2, TS_CPP_V2, whole genome shotgun sequence DNA window AGCGAACTAGGATTTGGAACGACctgattttatttgaaaatttggaattaatttcgattttgaTAAAAGTTATGGCCTTTCAATCAAAGATGGCGCTGACAGCGTCAGCCGTCCCATGGCCTTCCTAGCTTTAAGTGATCTAATAAAAACTTCTAAGAATAATTGAGCCAAACAAAAAGCCAACATCTCAATTaatattgatgattttttcactGCAGTTCCCGCATCTCGGAGCATAAATCaaatgtctcaaaatttgcacggACTTTGGAGGGGTGCAATTGTCTCGCGCCGGTTGTCTGGTCCGCCAGTTAAATCTTTAATGGGTACGATTCCGGGGACCAACTCCCAGGGCGTCCTCGCGCTTGGTTGGGTTCTATTGTTGCAATCATTAGCCAGCATCGTGACGCTTTCACAGATGATCGCATAAGTGGCTCAActataataaatttgaaattcttaaaattttgacataggacatttATGCGGTTAAACCCCAAAGGCAGACGGTTGATTCCCGCGCGCGGACCACTATGCCAATAACAGTAATAATACTACACAAATCGTaaatgttctacattttgaaGTGGGCTTTGGCGCAGTTTGTTCTGACAGAGAGCGAGATATGGTGGTGTGACTGCCAGCAGCAGTGTTGATCTCATcataaaaattgccatcattTTCCGTCACGCGAAGACATCTTTAAGAGAGAGGGAGGAGGGTGCTTTTGGATTTACAGTGAAGGTCGGACTTGTTTGGATATCTCAGGTGTTAAATTTGATTGAAgagtttgtaaattttgaatcttTCCGATTTGAAAGAATACAAGTTTTTCGTAAaccaaaagttgttcaaaacttacaatatacagatttttgacaaGCACTTTTGTTTGGAAAACTCCCGAATTTGTATGATGCTTTGTAATAACCagtaatgcaaaatggcttatttgaaaGTGTGGAATCAATAGACCAAGTTTGTTAATCTATAAAATTACCGTCGATGACATTATTGTCTAACAATAACAATTacgaaactgatttttttcataatttgcaatatgggtatcaaacgatgtaacattttgattgctttttcacattgtgagagtttttattgtaaaatactaTTTATTTAGCAAAATACCGTATGTTTCGGAAGTTTGTCAGAACAATaacgatattttaaaatacaaaaattttcacaagataccgttttttcgaaattgatttgcagtatgggtatcaaacgatgacattttgtatgcattttcacttttctagagtttttttgtattatatttaaaaaatcacaaaacactgTGTTTTTTTGAACACTGAACTTTCtataatttcaagcaaaacaatgttaatAGGCCtatgtcgaagtgtaaacaaagagtctatcctgctcacgtcagttaatgtttacattaggaatgaGCAGGACAAACTTTTTGTTTACCCTTTGACATTggcccaattacattgttttgcttgatttgtgatataagtatcaaacaaagcaaaattttgaatgcttttcCACTTcgaaagagttttttttgtgtaaaatacttttttttatacaaaatacggtattttttttcaaaaaaatttcagagctattaaaatatttattttttgcataaatctcaaatttccacaaaataccgcattttaCGGAAATTTGTCAGAATGATAacgatgaatttttttttttgtaaaatgcataaattttcacaatgaaattttgtttatgcattttcactttttttttcgattttgtttactaaagtatcaaaatttcactgtgttttttgaaaatactaaaattttcagaatttgcaaTATAAGGATTAAAcgtagcgaaattttgtatgcatttttacaatataagagtctttttttgtaaaatatatattttttttaataataaaaaaatcataattcacAATATGTTACACAGTTAAtcgaaaatgaattaaaaaatttgctttgtttgataccgtCATTAGGGGTGACATTGACTCTGGGGGCgagattgagtcatacaaatATCTGTATTTTTTATGACCCAGTCTCACACCCTTCCCGACCCAATCTCACtctccagacccaatgtcacccctgatgacggtactcatATTGCTGATGatgaatttttttgtattttctaaaaaaatacgtttttttttgtgaaaaatgtatttACTTTACTAACAAAAAGACTGtagtaaagtgaaaatgcatacaaatctTCGCtgtttttaatacccatatttcaagctatattttttgtattttcataaaaatacggtattttgtgaatattttacaatttttcaaaaaaatatttgatcaattaaaaatttatgcaaaattttgcttcgttcgaTACCTATTCTGCgaattatggaaatttaaatacattcgaaaaaaatgaattttgtgaaaatttcagcattaaaaaaaactattaaaaagtgAAAGTGCAAAATTTTGCTCCGTTTGATACCATATTTAAAATCaggaaatttttatttcttacatgttattcggtattttgtgaaaatttaagtatttttaagtactgttgcaaattttttctaaggtttattttatttgagtattttaaagataaaaacagttttttttattttatagttAATGTGGTAAGTACTTGAAGTACTTgctatacttaaaaaaaaaatcttggtcaTAGCTTATGAATTGTAATTCGGCCGGTattgatagaattatcgaaattacAACAAAGATAACGtttggttatcgttatcgaacatGGATAATTCTATCGTTATGGACAAAGTTTACCATATTTTAAATGTGGAAACCAACAccactgaaataaaatttgaaataatagtTGTATCAAGTGCTATCGACCTTCGACCATGAACACCATACCGAGTGTTCTCCCCTCttattacacagtaaaaaaaagttgaattttggaatgatgaaaatttggtaggttgaatattacctctatttttgagtaatattacataaaaatgtgtaaaaatatgaacctgatgaatattcatcaaaaactgatgaaaatttatcattttctggggtaaaattaatcattttttttgccacaaaatctgtcaccatttcctgatgaatattaccatcatttttttctgtgtaagaaaGCAGCTCTTGAGGGATCACGTCTAGCGTCAATAGTTTTATTTTCCAACGAAACTATAAAAGTATCGATTTTCAAGTGCAGCCCAGAACCCTTTTCAGTCAAAGGGTTAAGTACCAAGTTGAATATGTTGTAtaataattttgatgatttcaaaGAAGTCGAAAATCAATCATTCCACTTATTATTTgggaatttttaaaagttagcaCTCAACAAAATGGTAAACGATAccctattttcaaacattcCGCTTGAAATCCACACTCATTATGATTCGACGTGGCATCCACCGCCGCACTCGTTGACGACTTCAAACATTATTCAAACAGTCGCTGTTTATGCTCCATCATAGACCCAAGTGTGCGACCGACGCGTCGAGAGATCTTCAGCTCAGCTGACCGCGTTGAAGGCCACTGATTAGCATAACATTACACTCGTACACACCACATGTGCTCGCGCGCCGTAACACGTGGTGAGcaattgttgaaaagtgttgTTTCGGTTTTCAGATTAAGAGTGCCTACTTTTAGGCGTTACGAAATTTCGCCACTAGATGGCGGTAAGCGAGGTGGCTAAGAAATTCAAGAGAATTACGTCGATCTTTACGGAAGAAGCGTCTCGAGGTGCGTCTCGCGCTGTGCCAACAGCGTCGAGGGGTCAATATTTGcttaggtgttttttttttcgtttcgtaaCGTCCAGGCCTTCGGGATATCGGGGAAAAAAGGGATGATGGCAAGAATCGGTTTGTTTGTCCCCGTCTGAGCGCTTTTTCGAGCGCGAGCTCTTCGAGCTGCTATCAAAATAGTAAATATTGCTTACTCATTTACATGCGAGAGTCCGCGCCGAAGAAAGGTTCTGAACCTGAAACCAGATATCGGAAAGCCAGGTAGTAATTTAGCTGGAAGGGAGGGATCGAAGGGGTCTGTGTTTGCACAATTGGTACTTCGGGGAGAGGGATATTGATTTAGTCGGTTTATCTACGAGAGTAAATTTGTTCGTTCGGACTTTCAGCAAATACTGGTGAGGGAATAATAAAAAACGTTTGATTGATTACAACAAGAGTTCTATTTTAAGGTTTGTGGGGACGGTTTCTTGGCGTCAGTTGTACAGTTCTTTATTGGTGCCATAAAGGGAGTCGACGCGAGCAAATGCGGCTCGAGACTTTCTCAGAGTTAGTTTTGCGGTTTCTGGAAGGAAAACATGCAGCAGAATGGCGATCACCATCAGGGGAATCCCGCAGAATAGCAGAATTGCGCCGTAGATGTCCGAGTTGGCAAAGTTCCACGTGAAGGTCACGGACACGATGGCGATGTGCGCTGCGTGTTCAACCAACTGGATAACAGCTATCGAAAGGGCTTTCTTCTTGGTTGAGAAGCCTTCCGAGAGATGAACGTCCGGAACAAGGTGGGCACCGGTTGATGCTACCAGCTCGTATACCAGGAAGACCCCGGAAGCTACGGGGATGCTGACACAGCTCAGCTGCATGTAGATACCGCCCATGGTGGTCAACATGAAGCCACTGAAGAACGCGGACAGGGTTTGGGTAGGTTTTCGACCACAGCGATCAATGGTGAACAGAAACGCAACTCCGAGGACGACCCTTATGGAGATGATCACGACTCCGGAAACGCTGAACGTATCCAGCCCAAGCAGTTCATCAACCACAACCATCCGAACCTGATTGACCGCGGCGTTAAACGACAGTACAGCAGCGATCTTCCCCAAACTGATCAACACCAGTGGTCTCCAATTACCATCACTGAAGATCGACCACGAGCTCACCTCATCTTCCTCGACCATCCTACGCAGGTCAATGTACTCCTGCTGAACCGTCATCGTCTCCGACGACTCCAGCCGCAGCTTGATCAGCGATCGCACAGCTTCCGCGTCGCGACCCTTCCTGATCAAAAACACCGGCGACTCGTAGCTCATAAACTGCCCGATCAAGGCTGCCATCAGCGAAAACATGATCCCGGCGATGCCGAGGATGCGACTTGGCTCGCCGGTGTAGTCCGATATGGCGACCGGACTGACGGCCGCGTGCACCAGAATGCCCAAGAATACGACGTAGTTGACGAACGCGATCGTCGTGCCGCGCAGCTCCTTCACGACCACTTCTCCACCGTGGATGAGCACCACCAGGTAGGCCAACCCGTACGCGAACCCAGCGATGATCCGCGAAAACATGATCCCGTACATGCTGGTCGGCACGATCACTTTGAGGATGCTGGCGACGCCCATCAGGAAGAGGTAGATTCGCTGAAAGATCGCGATCATTAGACACTTCCAATCCGTAGAATTCAACAACCTACCGAAAGTATCAGCTTCTCGATGCGTTCCACCAGGATGACCCCCAAGAAGGACCCCAGCACGGCAGCCACGTGAAACAAGCAGATCACGGTCAACACCATCGAGCTGGAGTAGTTCAGCGTCCACGTCTGGTTGCACAGGTGGATGTTGAAGATGCTCGATCCGACGAAGGTTCCACCCAGCAGCAGCGTCATGATACCCCCAAGCAGCGTGTTGGTCTGCATCTTGTTCTTCTGACTCATCTCGCACCACGTCCTGTACCCGGCCATGACACCAAACTACCTGGTCTGCGACGCACTTGCTTCCAGACTAAACTATTCCGACCGTGTGAACCTGACCTGACTTGCCAAATTATTTCCTAATTGTTTGCGTGTCCCCGCCGGTGTCGTTATCGAACGCTGATAAAATTTGCCCCCCCGATATTAGCTTTGAGATGCGCTGATTTATTACGTGCTTCCGCGTGAAAGTGATATACATGTTAAGGGAGACACTTTGACCTTTTTGCGTGCGACTTTATTGAGCGTTAGTCATTGAGGAAGTTCTGCGGTCGCTTCGTTCCGCCGAACACGATTTCGCCCCGCTTGGAGAACTCCGTCCGGGCCTGCCGGATGGT harbors:
- the LOC120418571 gene encoding uncharacterized protein LOC120418571 → MSCGEWLEMNQKNKPQSNTLAAGIMTLLLTGMIVGSTIFNMDLQHQPWTFEHSSTEVLLVSISFYMAAIVGSLAGYFLVERYEKKPISKVYLVLSIVASVLLIALPDHIASVAFARILLGLAHGMAYLVVLIHGGEVCIKELRGLNMAAVNLCIMIGVMTHGSLSPTSTYGQDIGTNRLVGILGLVYVVLGGFLALFLTYESPVYLIQRGRDAEAIQSMIKLRNESTESWEIRNDYTEFKTMLQEDEETSPSILQDGNTRPLLLLILCRIASVVSFNFAINLVRLNILDKLFGVDNYSFSAIVVLTIRLLVGTVFLFVIDKFGRRAPMTLSTFTSGFILTVLGMIFMVADHVTRDVLIAIMLTYEVVASAGVTMVPDVYCSEAFSTKKKAFSIATTQIVENVLQIGITAIVFNWDFSDDAYYGGIMLCCGVPLLAMAAIFYKYLPETTKMTIRQARTEFSKRGEIVFGGTKRPQNFLNFGVMAGYRTWCEMSQKNKMQTNTLLGGIMTLLLGGTFVGSSIFNIHLCNQTWTLNYSSSMVLTVICLFHVAAVLGSFLGVILVERIEKLILSRIYLFLMGVASILKVIVPTSMYGIMFSRIIAGFAYGLAYLVVLIHGGEVVVKELRGTTIAFVNYVVFLGILVHAAVSPVAISDYTGEPSRILGIAGIMFSLMAALIGQFMSYESPVFLIRKGRDAEAVRSLIKLRLESSETMTVQQEYIDLRRMVEEDEVSSWSIFSDGNWRPLVLISLGKIAAVLSFNAAVNQVRMVVVDELLGLDTFSVSGVVIISIRVVLGVAFLFTIDRCGRKPTQTLSAFFSGFMLTTMGGIYMQLSCVSIPVASGVFLVYELVASTGAHLVPDVHLSEGFSTKKKALSIAVIQLVEHAAHIAIVSVTFTWNFANSDIYGAILLFCGIPLMVIAILLHVFLPETAKLTLRKSRAAFARVDSLYGTNKELYN